Proteins from a single region of Hordeum vulgare subsp. vulgare chromosome 6H, MorexV3_pseudomolecules_assembly, whole genome shotgun sequence:
- the LOC123402590 gene encoding zinc finger MYM-type protein 1-like, with protein sequence MTSEIIQKAFAKHCAMEVTKAIKEEMYGCLFSVLIDECRGISEKEQMAMVVRFGCKFLSKKGDMERFLGIKHVPDTTSAYLKKALLEVFAKYGLLVARIRGQVYDGASKMRREFNGLQKLISDENPHAFYIQCLARQLKLIVVAVSRCCKGVEDLFRLCDHDCQSQQFLARELFYQELYKCQ encoded by the exons ATGACTTCTGAAATCATTCAAAAAGCATTTGCTAAGCATTGTGCAATGGAGGTCACCAAAGCAATCAAAGAAGAGATGTATGGTTGCCTGTTCTCTGTTCTTATTGATGAGTGTCGTGGTATTTCAGAGAAAGAACAAATGGCCATGGTTGTGAGGTTCGGGTGCAA GTTTTTGAGCAAAAAAGGAGACATggaaaggtttttgggcattaagCACGTCCCAGACACAACATCAGCATATTTGAAGAAGGCACTATTGGAGGTTTTTGCTAAATATGGTCTGCTTGTTGCAAGAATACGAGGGCAAGTGTATGATGGTGCATCTAAGATGAGACGAGAATTTAATGGCCTTCAAAAGTTAATTAGTGATGAGAACCCACATGCTTTCTATATTCAGTGCTTAGCTCGCCAACTTAAGTTGATAGTTGTTGCAGTTTCGAGATGTTGCAAGGGTGTTGAGGATTTGTTTCGACTATGTGACCATGATTGTCAATCTCAGCAATTTTTAGCaagagaattattctatcaggaactataTAAGTgtcaatag
- the LOC123404777 gene encoding wall-associated receptor kinase 3-like, whose protein sequence is MSMILIVMYFVVMFSAAAPQASAAVSGATGGILQIPSNDSLAHCITRCGDIDFSYPFGIGAGCYRQGFDLTCNHSTKHPKLFLGSSTVEVTGMYSNDVVVFTPIIFNVTTSPGTNTYNMSWEAPTNGIAITSDNNLYVAGCDFDVTLFEYGTGDMVGSCMSRCAGKKAPTGGPCIGKGCCLIPFARDLQGFRAKLVSTNTTATEADWLHPGFMAFVSSDYSYRDDHDNSVNTTAVFSGWTNASNIHGAELSVNIIDQLSCESAQMKNASYACSNGSSCQNSSSGGYWCYCSSYEQPGVTGVTALLGNPYILDGCMQQPDYNAKPKEHCHASCGSITVPFPFGLEEGCFASEKFHLNCTSGNLTVSVSEVIQYHVTDISVEDGTLTVSNMVNGSNEKEAIFVQTKDGYRVYAPMEDQFDFSTEYNIVIKWAVANLTCPTAMQKDTTYACRSSQSDCLNVTHGDMFMGYRCKCLSGFQGNPYVEYGCRDIDECKLPNYCNGTCQNTLGNYTCSSCPHGKEFDPIKRQCVRSAKQHNILLGIATGTGCGLGSIIIAVCVVVFANKWKKGIQKRIRQAHFKKNQGLLLQQLISDESATNKTKIFSLEELEKATNNFDATRILGRGGHGTVYKGILCDQRVVAIKRSKIVEQTEIDQFINEVAILSQIIHRNVVKLFGCCLESEVPLLVYEFISNGTLHDLLHIDYTSKCLLSWDDRIRIAVEAAGALAYLHSAAAIPIFHRDVKSSNILLDSSFATKVSDFGASRSLSLDETHVVTIVQGTFGYLDPEYYHTGQLTEKSDVYSFGVILVELLTRRKPIFINDLGGKQNLSHYFVEGLQEGVVMEIMDPEVVKQANPEEIDDICSLAEACLRFKGRDRPTMKEVDMRLQFLRTKRQRKCKLLPAGDEVIEPFLSPKVGNCDAPMNVVNAGNSTSKATSSCYSLEQELSSSITWPR, encoded by the exons ATGAGCATGATACTCATCGTCATGTATTTTGTGGTGATGTTCTCGGCAGCTGCGCCGCAAGCATCGGCTGCGGTCTCTGGAGCGACTGGAGGGATCTTACAGATCCCTTCTAATGACTCCTTGGCTCACTGCATCACAAGGTGCGGGGACATCGACTTCTCCTACCCCTTTGGGATAGGGGCCGGCTGCTACCGTCAAGGCTTCGATCTCACCTGCAACCACTCCACCAAGCATCCCAAGCTGTTTCTAGGCAGCAGCACTGTCGAGGTCACTGGCATGTACTCCAACGACGTTGTAGTTTTCACCCCTATAATCTTCAACGTTACAACCAGTCCAGGTACAAATACTTACAACATGTCATGGGAGGCCCCTACTAATGGTATTGCTATCACAAGTGATAATAATTTGTACGTAGCTGGTTGTGATTTTGACGTCACCCTTTTTGAGTATGGTACGGGAGACATGGTTGGTTCTTGTATGAGTAGATGCGCCGGCAAGAAGGCACCAACTGGGGGGCCATGTATTGGAAAGGGATGCTGCCTCATCCCATTTGCAAGAGACCTGCAGGGGTTTCGGGCGAAACTTGTTAGCACTAATACTacggcaacagaagcagattggttGCACCCTGGCTTCATGGCTTTTGTGTCATCTGATTATAGTTACAGAGATGATCATGATAACAGTGTTAATACAACCGCTGTTTTCTCTGGTTGGACAAATGCAAGCAATATTCATGGCGCTGAGCTTAGTGTTAACATCATCGACCAACTAAGCTGTGAAAGTGCACAAATGAAAAACGCAAGCTATGCCTGTAGCAACGGTAGCAGTTGCCAGAATTCCTCATCTGGTGGTTACTGGTGTTACTGCTCTTCTTATGAACAACCAGGTGTTACTGGTGTTACTGCTCTTCTTGGCAACCCTTATATTTTAGATGGATGCATGCAACAACCAG ATTATAACGCCAAGCCGAAAGAACACTGTCACGCATCATGTGGATCCATTACTGTTCCCTTCCCCTTTGGGCTCGAAGAAGGGTGTTTTGCAAGCGAAAAATTTCATCTTAATTGTACATCTGGTAATCTCACAGTTTCTGTCTCAGAAGTGATACAATATCATGTGACTGATATATCCGTGGAAGATGGTACTCTGACTGTTAGCAACATGGTGAACGGAAGTAATGAAAAGGAGGCAATATTTGTACAGACTAAAGATGGATACAGAGTGTATGCCCCTATGGAAGATCAATTTGATTTctctacggaatacaacattgTTATAAAGTGGGCGGTTGCCAATTTAACATGTCCAACGGCTATGCAAAAGGATACCACCTATGCATGCCGCAGTTCCCAGAGCGATTGCCTAAACGTCACCCATGGGGATATGTTTATGGGATATCGTTGCAAGTGTTTGTCGGGCTTTCAAGGAAATCCTTACGTCGAGTATGGCTGCAGAG ATATTGATGAATGCAAACTACCAAACTACTGCAATGGGACATGTCAAAATACCCTTGGAAATTACACTTGCTCAAGTTGTCCACATGGAAAAGAGTTTGATCCGATAAAAAGGCAATGTGTTAGATCAGCGAAGCAACACAATATTCTTTTGG GTATTGCAACTGGAACTGGATGTGGCCTTGGATCCATAATTATTGCAGTCTGTGTAGTTGTATTTGCCAATAAGTGGAAGAAAGGCATCCAGAAGAGAATCCGACAAGCACACTTCAAGAAAAATCAAGGCCTACTCTTGCAGCAGTTGATCTCAGATGAAAgtgcaacaaataaaacaaagatATTCTCCTTGGAGGAACTAGAAAAGGCAACCAACAACTTTGATGCCACTCGTATTCTTGGTCGTGGAGGACATGGTACAGTCTACAAAGGGATTCTATGTGACCAACGAGTGGTGGCTATTAAAAGATCCAAAATTGTGGAGCAGACCGAGATAGACCAGTTTATCAATGAGGTTGCTATCTTATCTCAAATTATTCATCGCAATGTGGTAAAGCTATTTGGTTGTTGCCTTGAATCTGAGGTGCCTTTGCTAGTGTACGAGTTTATATCTAATGGCACATTGCATGACCTTCTTCACATTGACTACACTTCCAAATGTTTGTTGTCATGGGATGATCGCATTAGGATTGCAGTAGAAGCAGCAGGAGCACTTGCTTATCTGCACTCGGCTGCTGCAATACCTATTTTCCATAGAGATGTGAAATCTTCTAACATACTATTGGATAGCAGCTTTGCTACAAAGGTATCTGACTTTGGTGCTTCAAGGTCTCTTTCCCTCGATGAGACTCATGTGGTGACTATTGTCCAAGGAACATTTGGTTACCTAGATCCAGAGTATTACCATACTGGGCAGCTAACTGAAAAGAGTGATGTGTATAGTTTTGGAGTAATACTTGTGGAACTTCTGACAAGAAGAAAACCAATTTTCATCAATGATCTAGGTGGAAAACAAAACTTGTCCCATTATTTCGTGGAAGGATTGCAAGAGGGAGTTGTCATGGAAATAATGGATCCTGAGGTTGTCAAACAGGCAAACCCGGAAGAGATTGATGATATTTGCTCACTTGCGGAAGCATGCTTGAGATTCAAAGGAAGAGACAGACCTACTATGAAAGAAGTAGATATGAGGTTGCAATTCCTGCGAACTAAGAGGCAAAGAAAATGCAAACTTCTCCCAGCtggtgatgaagtgattgagcctttTTTAAGCCCAAAGGTTGGTAATTGTGATGCACCAATGAATGTTGTCAATGCTGGTAATTCAACATCAAAAGCCACCTCTAGTTGCTATAGTCTAGAGCAAGAACTTTCATCATCTATCACCTGGCCACGCTAA